A window of Brachybacterium fresconis contains these coding sequences:
- a CDS encoding endo-1,4-beta-xylanase — MDEHGEPVVGADVEVEQIRHAFGFGCTAFELRPDEPDAYTSLWLDLFTMATLPFYWRWFEPAPGAPDTERLRRLAGFLHARGVTLKGHPLLWHTLAPSWLLDLDAQDVERAITTRITREASDFAGLIDQWDAINETVILPTFAAEENAVTRLARARGRMHVIRLAFETARAANPHARLVLNDFELSSAFEDVIEECLEAGIDIGAIGLQTHMHQGFRGEEQIAGVIERFSRFGLPIQLTETTLVSGDLMPPHIVDLNDHVVESWPSTPEGEDRQADELVRHYRTVLAQPAVESLTYWGLGDAGAWLGAPAGLVRADGSPKPGYHALRELIRDDWWMGRQVLRTDDDGAVAVRGFAGDYEIAVGGQRSQIAIPRGGSSVELTRPAPSRP, encoded by the coding sequence ATGGACGAGCACGGTGAGCCGGTGGTGGGCGCCGACGTCGAGGTCGAGCAGATCCGGCACGCGTTCGGCTTCGGCTGCACGGCCTTCGAGCTGCGGCCCGATGAGCCCGATGCGTACACGTCCCTGTGGCTGGACCTGTTCACCATGGCCACGCTGCCGTTCTATTGGCGATGGTTCGAACCCGCTCCGGGCGCCCCCGACACCGAGCGGCTCCGACGCCTGGCCGGGTTCCTGCACGCCCGGGGCGTGACCCTCAAGGGGCACCCGCTGCTGTGGCACACCCTCGCCCCGTCGTGGCTGCTCGACCTCGATGCGCAGGACGTCGAGCGGGCGATCACCACCCGGATCACGCGGGAGGCCTCGGACTTCGCAGGCCTCATCGACCAGTGGGACGCGATCAACGAGACGGTGATCCTGCCGACCTTCGCGGCGGAGGAGAACGCCGTGACGCGGCTCGCCCGGGCCCGCGGGCGGATGCATGTCATCCGCCTCGCGTTCGAGACGGCGCGGGCCGCGAACCCGCACGCCCGTCTGGTGCTGAACGACTTCGAGCTCTCCTCCGCCTTCGAGGACGTCATCGAGGAGTGCCTGGAGGCCGGGATCGACATCGGCGCCATCGGGCTGCAGACACACATGCACCAGGGCTTCCGGGGCGAGGAGCAGATCGCCGGGGTCATCGAGCGCTTCTCCCGCTTCGGCCTGCCGATCCAGCTGACCGAGACCACGCTGGTCTCCGGCGATCTCATGCCGCCCCACATCGTCGATCTCAACGATCACGTCGTGGAGTCCTGGCCGTCCACCCCGGAGGGCGAGGACCGTCAGGCCGATGAGCTGGTGCGGCACTATCGCACGGTCCTCGCCCAGCCCGCGGTCGAGTCGCTGACCTATTGGGGCCTGGGGGACGCGGGAGCGTGGTTGGGGGCACCGGCCGGCCTGGTCCGTGCGGATGGGTCGCCCAAGCCGGGCTACCACGCGCTGAGGGAGCTGATCCGCGACGATTGGTGGATGGGCCGCCAGGTGCTTCGCACCGACGACGACGGAGCGGTCGCGGTCCGTGGCTTCGCCGGGGACTACGAGATCGCCGTCGGCGGGCAGAGGTCGCAGATCGCGATCCCCCGCGGCGGGTCCTCGGTGGAGCTCACTCGGCCTGCGCCGTCTCGTCCGTGA
- the xylB gene encoding xylulokinase — translation MAPTVLGIDSSTQATKALLVDAETGTVIEERRAAHPEGTEVDPRAWLDAVDEAAGPLLERAEAVSVGGQQHGMVLLDDRGEVVRDALLWNDTRSAPQAEALIEEMGGPEASVAEIGSLMVASFTASKLRWVRDEEPETAQRAASVLLPHDYVSRHLAGGGEAFTDRGDASGTAYYSTATEEWKPELVQLALGRTLGLPRLPGSPQEVMARTPGGTAIAAGTGDNMGAALGLSQSEGDVSVSIGTSGVCAMVSPTRPNDATGSVTGFADATGRFLPMATTINAARILDAGRSLLGVSHEEMAQLALASVPGAHGVTLLPYFDGERTPNRPEARATLTGMSTATTREDVARAYVEGLLCSLADGITALEDITGTAAARITLIGGAARSQAVQQLAPAVFGREVTVAPAAEYVALGAARQAAWALAGTAEPPAWEISGSRVVEADPTPEVLGAYRELKERTEGWTATD, via the coding sequence CGACTCCTCCACCCAGGCCACGAAGGCCCTGCTCGTCGACGCGGAGACGGGGACCGTGATCGAGGAGCGCCGCGCCGCGCACCCCGAGGGCACCGAGGTCGACCCCCGCGCCTGGCTCGACGCCGTCGACGAGGCCGCAGGCCCCCTGCTGGAGCGGGCCGAGGCGGTCTCCGTCGGCGGTCAGCAGCACGGCATGGTGCTGCTGGATGACCGCGGGGAGGTGGTCCGTGACGCCCTGCTGTGGAACGACACCCGTTCCGCCCCGCAGGCCGAGGCCCTCATCGAGGAGATGGGCGGCCCGGAGGCGTCGGTCGCGGAGATCGGCAGCCTGATGGTCGCCTCCTTCACCGCCTCCAAGCTGCGCTGGGTGCGCGATGAGGAGCCCGAGACGGCGCAGCGGGCGGCGAGCGTGCTGCTGCCCCACGACTACGTCTCCCGGCACCTGGCCGGCGGGGGAGAGGCCTTCACCGACCGGGGCGACGCCTCCGGCACCGCGTACTACTCCACGGCCACCGAGGAATGGAAGCCCGAGCTGGTCCAGCTGGCGCTGGGCCGCACCCTCGGGCTGCCCCGTCTGCCCGGGTCGCCGCAGGAGGTCATGGCCCGCACGCCGGGCGGCACCGCGATCGCCGCCGGGACCGGCGACAACATGGGAGCCGCTCTGGGTCTGTCCCAGAGCGAGGGGGACGTCTCCGTCTCCATCGGCACCTCCGGGGTGTGCGCGATGGTCAGCCCCACCCGCCCGAACGACGCCACGGGATCCGTCACCGGCTTCGCCGACGCCACCGGGCGGTTCCTCCCGATGGCCACCACCATCAACGCCGCGCGCATCCTCGACGCCGGTCGCTCCCTGCTGGGGGTGAGCCACGAGGAGATGGCCCAGCTGGCCCTGGCCAGCGTGCCGGGCGCGCACGGCGTGACGCTGCTGCCCTACTTCGACGGCGAGCGCACCCCGAACCGCCCCGAGGCCCGAGCGACGCTGACCGGCATGAGCACCGCCACCACCCGGGAGGACGTCGCCCGCGCCTACGTCGAAGGATTGCTGTGCTCCCTGGCCGACGGCATCACGGCGCTCGAGGACATCACCGGAACCGCCGCAGCGCGGATCACCCTGATCGGCGGGGCGGCCCGCAGCCAGGCGGTCCAGCAGCTCGCTCCCGCCGTCTTCGGCCGGGAGGTCACCGTCGCCCCGGCCGCAGAGTACGTGGCGCTCGGGGCCGCCCGCCAGGCCGCCTGGGCCCTGGCCGGCACCGCGGAGCCGCCGGCCTGGGAGATCTCCGGCAGCCGCGTCGTCGAGGCCGATCCCACCCCCGAGGTGCTCGGCGCCTACCGTGAGCTGAAGGAGCGCACCGAGGGGTGGACCGCGACGGACTGA
- a CDS encoding DUF624 domain-containing protein produces MTSPRRSRGLFTEITEAVYWFLVIDVMLVLASAPTIVVWALIARGELNALLFTIAALPLLPAISAALYTWRVRSTDDELVPARRFLHGYRVNLRDSLMAGVPALLVLGLLLFNIAHGGAAGTRALNAVFLVLAVLVLLVLTRALSIVSAFSFRTIDVFRLTAFTLLTKPLSTLALISLGVLTLGLMVVVGEFLLLVTASLLTFALWASEKPVSQLLTERFVLTDETAQAE; encoded by the coding sequence ATGACGTCACCTCGCCGATCACGCGGTCTCTTCACCGAGATCACCGAGGCCGTCTACTGGTTCCTCGTCATCGACGTGATGCTCGTGCTCGCTTCGGCGCCCACGATCGTGGTCTGGGCGCTGATCGCCCGGGGTGAGCTCAATGCGCTGCTGTTCACGATCGCCGCGCTCCCGCTGCTGCCGGCGATCTCGGCGGCCCTGTACACCTGGAGGGTCCGGAGCACGGATGACGAGCTGGTCCCGGCGCGTCGCTTCCTGCACGGCTATCGGGTGAATCTGCGCGACAGCCTCATGGCGGGCGTGCCCGCGCTGCTGGTGCTCGGGCTGCTCCTGTTCAATATCGCTCACGGGGGCGCGGCGGGCACCCGTGCCCTCAATGCGGTCTTCCTGGTGCTGGCGGTCCTCGTCCTGCTGGTCCTGACACGGGCGCTGTCGATCGTCTCGGCCTTCTCCTTCCGAACCATCGACGTCTTCCGTCTGACGGCGTTCACCCTGCTGACCAAGCCGCTGTCGACGCTGGCACTGATCTCGCTGGGCGTGCTCACGCTGGGGCTCATGGTCGTGGTCGGCGAGTTCCTGCTCCTGGTCACCGCGTCTCTTCTGACCTTCGCCCTCTGGGCATCGGAGAAGCCTGTCTCTCAGCTGCTGACCGAGAGGTTCGTCCTCACGGACGAGACGGCGCAGGCCGAGTGA
- a CDS encoding acetylxylan esterase — protein sequence MALFDLPLEALREYRPVLDEPDDLEDFWAGTLSRARTHDPLLEVTAESNGLSLIETFDVTFAGHDGAPIHAWYNRPADAGPDRPVVVEYIGYGGGRGEPLERLSWAAAGYGHLLMDTRGQGSSASPGHTADPAGSGPAAPGSLTRGIDSPETSYITRLMTDAARAVDAARALPGADGRVAVAGASQGGGLALAAAGLVPDVDAVISNVPFLTHMRRAVDLVDTDPYQEIVRYLAIHRDAAEQVLRTLSYVDALHLGRRATAPALFSVGLRDMICPPSAVFAAHNLYGSAGPTAPEREIIVYPFNHHEGGGSLQQRRQLDWLHERL from the coding sequence GTGGCCCTGTTCGATCTGCCCCTCGAGGCCCTGCGCGAGTATCGGCCAGTCCTGGACGAGCCCGATGACCTCGAGGACTTCTGGGCCGGCACGCTCTCCCGCGCCCGCACCCACGATCCGCTGCTCGAGGTCACCGCGGAGAGCAACGGCCTGTCCCTGATCGAGACCTTCGACGTGACCTTCGCCGGCCATGACGGCGCCCCGATCCATGCCTGGTACAACCGACCCGCCGACGCCGGGCCCGACCGTCCGGTGGTGGTCGAGTACATCGGCTACGGCGGTGGCCGCGGCGAGCCGCTGGAGCGGCTGAGCTGGGCGGCCGCCGGGTACGGGCACCTGCTGATGGATACCCGCGGACAGGGGTCCTCCGCCTCCCCCGGGCACACTGCGGACCCCGCGGGCTCCGGACCCGCCGCCCCCGGCTCGCTGACCCGCGGCATCGATTCCCCCGAGACCTCCTACATCACGCGTCTGATGACCGACGCGGCGCGCGCCGTCGATGCCGCGCGGGCGCTGCCGGGGGCCGACGGGCGCGTCGCGGTCGCAGGCGCCAGTCAGGGCGGCGGGCTCGCCCTGGCCGCCGCAGGCCTGGTCCCCGATGTCGATGCGGTGATCAGCAACGTCCCCTTCCTCACGCACATGCGCCGCGCCGTCGACCTCGTCGACACCGACCCCTACCAGGAGATCGTCCGCTATCTCGCGATCCACCGCGATGCCGCGGAGCAGGTGCTGCGGACCCTGTCCTACGTCGATGCCCTGCACCTGGGGCGGCGCGCCACCGCCCCTGCCCTGTTCTCCGTCGGCCTGCGGGACATGATCTGTCCGCCGTCGGCCGTCTTCGCCGCGCACAACCTGTACGGCAGTGCGGGCCCGACCGCCCCGGAGCGGGAGATCATCGTCTACCCCTTCAACCATCACGAGGGCGGGGGCTCGCTCCAGCAGCGCCGCCAGCTCGACTGGCTGCACGAACGCCTCTGA
- a CDS encoding glycoside hydrolase family 3 N-terminal domain-containing protein produces MTVDPWRDPSLSTAQRVEALLADLSPEEKIAQLGSYWKRPEIGDAEGFAPMQSTFDADRDPFEEAVQHGLGHITRAYGSAPQTAVEGVENLRRMQRAVTEGSPHAIPAIAHEECLTGLMAHEATTYPAAIAWGASFAPELIGEMAGRIGADMRALGTHHGLSPVLDIVRDYRWGRIEETMGEDPYLTGILATEYVKGLQGAGVIATLKHFAGHAASRAGRNHAPVSIGMRELHEIDLVPFEMAVRRGGARSVMNSYADLDGIAPAASHWLLTELLRETWGFEGTVVSDYWAVNFLQSMHRVAGTTRDAAVTTLRAGMDVELPETSTFPELLDAIAAGELETEVLDTAVRRVLRQKVELGLLDPDFDPATTGEAIDLDPAENRDLARRLAEESIVLLRNEDRTLPLAAPRRIALIGPSAVEPRSFLGCYSFTNHVLSRLEDQGTSVPVPSLAEALADEFPDADLTTVAGTDFTGPDTAGIAAAVTAAEASDVAVLAVGDIAGLFGAGTSGEGCDVADLQLPGAQHELVEAVLATGTPVVLVLVTGRPYALGAYTDRCSAIVQAFMPGEEGGSALAGVLSGRVNPSGRLPIGIPGGVGGQPGTYLAPVLAWVSDGISNVDPKPLFPFGFGLGYARFEYSELRLSADEIAADGTVEITARVTNVGDRDGKEVVQLYLSDPVASVVRPLKRLVGFTKVALAAGESAEVTFQLHADRTSFLGEDHRRIVEPGEFRVRVGASSEDLTLEDSFHVVGGIRVVGDGERVLETPVGVRPDAPGRIDVSVLAGTAGAAPAGVE; encoded by the coding sequence ATGACCGTTGATCCGTGGAGGGATCCGTCGCTGAGCACCGCACAGCGCGTCGAGGCGCTGCTGGCCGACCTCAGCCCCGAGGAGAAGATCGCTCAGCTCGGCAGCTACTGGAAGCGTCCCGAGATCGGGGACGCCGAGGGGTTCGCCCCCATGCAGTCCACCTTCGACGCGGACCGTGACCCCTTCGAGGAGGCGGTCCAGCACGGACTGGGGCACATCACCCGGGCCTACGGCAGCGCACCGCAGACCGCCGTGGAGGGTGTGGAGAACCTCCGTCGGATGCAGCGCGCGGTCACGGAGGGCTCCCCGCACGCCATCCCCGCGATCGCCCACGAGGAGTGCCTGACCGGACTCATGGCCCACGAGGCCACCACCTATCCCGCGGCCATCGCCTGGGGCGCCTCCTTCGCCCCCGAGCTGATCGGCGAGATGGCCGGCCGGATCGGGGCGGACATGCGGGCGCTGGGCACCCACCACGGGCTCTCCCCGGTGCTCGACATCGTGCGCGACTACCGCTGGGGCCGCATCGAGGAAACGATGGGCGAGGACCCGTATCTCACGGGCATCCTGGCCACCGAGTACGTCAAGGGCCTGCAGGGTGCCGGAGTGATCGCGACGCTCAAGCACTTCGCCGGCCACGCCGCCTCCCGCGCCGGTCGCAACCACGCCCCCGTCTCCATCGGCATGCGCGAGCTGCACGAGATCGACCTGGTGCCCTTCGAGATGGCCGTGCGCCGGGGCGGGGCCCGCTCCGTGATGAACTCCTACGCGGACCTCGACGGCATCGCCCCCGCCGCCAGCCACTGGCTGCTCACCGAGCTGCTGCGCGAGACCTGGGGCTTCGAGGGCACGGTGGTCTCCGACTACTGGGCCGTGAACTTCCTGCAGTCCATGCACCGCGTCGCCGGGACCACCCGCGACGCCGCCGTGACCACGCTGCGCGCCGGGATGGACGTCGAGCTGCCCGAGACCAGCACCTTCCCGGAGCTGCTGGACGCGATCGCGGCCGGCGAGCTGGAGACCGAGGTGCTCGACACCGCGGTGCGTCGCGTGCTGCGCCAGAAGGTCGAGCTCGGTCTGCTGGACCCCGACTTCGACCCCGCGACCACCGGCGAGGCCATCGACCTGGACCCCGCCGAGAACCGGGACCTCGCCCGGCGCCTGGCCGAGGAATCCATCGTGCTGCTGCGCAACGAGGACCGGACCCTGCCGCTGGCCGCCCCGCGCCGCATCGCGCTGATCGGCCCCAGCGCCGTCGAGCCGCGCAGCTTCCTGGGCTGCTACAGCTTCACCAACCACGTGCTCTCGCGCCTGGAGGACCAGGGCACCTCGGTCCCCGTGCCCTCGCTCGCCGAGGCGCTGGCCGATGAGTTCCCGGACGCGGATCTCACCACCGTCGCGGGGACGGACTTCACCGGGCCCGACACCGCCGGCATCGCCGCGGCCGTCACCGCCGCTGAAGCCTCCGACGTCGCCGTCCTCGCCGTGGGCGACATCGCGGGCCTGTTCGGGGCCGGCACGTCCGGTGAGGGGTGCGACGTCGCCGACCTGCAGCTGCCCGGAGCCCAGCACGAGCTCGTCGAGGCCGTCCTGGCCACCGGCACCCCGGTGGTGCTGGTGCTGGTGACCGGCCGGCCCTACGCCCTCGGGGCCTACACCGACCGCTGCAGCGCGATCGTGCAGGCCTTCATGCCCGGCGAGGAGGGCGGCAGCGCGCTCGCCGGCGTGCTCTCGGGCCGCGTGAACCCCTCCGGTCGCCTGCCGATCGGCATTCCCGGCGGCGTGGGCGGCCAGCCCGGCACCTACCTCGCCCCGGTCCTCGCCTGGGTCAGCGACGGCATCTCGAACGTCGACCCCAAGCCGTTGTTCCCCTTCGGCTTCGGGCTCGGGTACGCGCGCTTCGAGTACTCCGAGCTGCGCCTGTCGGCCGACGAGATCGCCGCCGACGGCACCGTCGAGATCACGGCGAGAGTCACCAACGTCGGCGATCGAGACGGCAAGGAGGTCGTCCAGCTCTACCTCAGCGACCCGGTCGCCTCCGTGGTGCGCCCGCTGAAGCGTCTGGTCGGCTTCACCAAGGTCGCCCTCGCCGCCGGCGAGAGCGCCGAGGTCACCTTCCAGCTCCACGCGGATCGCACCTCCTTCCTGGGAGAGGACCACCGGCGGATCGTCGAGCCCGGCGAGTTCCGGGTGCGGGTGGGCGCCTCCAGCGAGGACCTGACCCTCGAGGACTCCTTCCACGTGGTCGGCGGCATCCGAGTGGTCGGTGACGGCGAACGGGTGCTGGAGACCCCGGTGGGGGTTCGGCCGGACGCACCCGGCAGGATCGATGTCTCCGTGCTGGCGGGCACCGCCGGCGCCGCTCCGGCCGGTGTCGAGTGA
- a CDS encoding extracellular solute-binding protein, which yields MTLNPFHLSQSRRGFVGLSAAAFGSIALASCGGSSAEDEPIDVDAQNVGAMEDFAADTQFTATEPIEVGILWTDWPEVPVEDTWKIFDHIKELTNVELKLTHIPFSDHEEKRSLLISAGDAPTLIPLVYTGEDSPYVSSGAVVPMSDYVEHMPNFQKYVKEWELGQMIENIKQADGKYYMLPGLQEVSVPVFSLVVRKDVFEDVVGSVPGTWEELREGLRAVKEAYPDSVPLADGFEAQSMLNYAAHAFGTIAGWGFGGGFIDAEGDELVYAAATDEYKSLVEYFHSLVEEGLIDRESLTASNDGSGAADVGEKFANELCFAASGSSGTAIEFAQALNETVGEGNYEVSLIPPPAGPAGDHVEPRNFWHGFMLNSEITRSENFLATLQFTDWLYFNPAAREMLRWGIEGETYTKAEDGTIELKDGFAMESYNINSGAEVDINADLGFATFPAESTESRSLKESYSTPEFVQYIEDVLSTRDPRDPIPPVPLEEAELEKASLMSTPLKDTVDTATLQFIMGERDLDEWDDFVAELEAAGMSRYMELINTARSRFAEANG from the coding sequence ATGACGCTCAACCCCTTCCACCTCTCGCAGTCCCGACGAGGCTTCGTCGGCCTCTCCGCCGCCGCATTCGGCTCGATCGCCCTCGCCTCCTGCGGTGGGAGCAGCGCCGAGGACGAGCCGATCGACGTCGACGCGCAGAACGTCGGTGCCATGGAGGACTTCGCCGCCGACACCCAGTTCACGGCGACCGAGCCGATCGAGGTCGGCATCCTGTGGACGGACTGGCCGGAAGTTCCGGTCGAGGACACCTGGAAGATCTTCGACCACATCAAGGAGCTCACGAACGTCGAGCTGAAGCTGACGCACATCCCGTTCAGCGACCACGAGGAGAAGCGCAGCCTGCTGATCAGCGCGGGGGACGCCCCCACCCTCATCCCCCTGGTCTACACGGGAGAGGACTCCCCGTACGTCTCCTCCGGGGCGGTGGTGCCGATGAGCGACTACGTCGAGCACATGCCCAACTTCCAGAAGTACGTCAAGGAGTGGGAGCTCGGTCAGATGATCGAGAACATCAAGCAGGCCGACGGCAAGTACTACATGCTGCCCGGCCTCCAGGAGGTCTCCGTCCCGGTCTTCTCCCTGGTGGTGCGCAAGGATGTGTTCGAGGACGTCGTCGGCTCGGTCCCCGGCACCTGGGAGGAGCTGCGCGAGGGGCTGCGCGCCGTCAAGGAGGCGTACCCGGATTCCGTGCCCCTGGCGGACGGGTTCGAAGCGCAGTCGATGCTCAACTACGCGGCGCACGCCTTCGGCACCATCGCCGGCTGGGGCTTCGGCGGCGGCTTCATCGACGCCGAAGGTGACGAGCTGGTCTATGCGGCGGCGACCGACGAGTACAAGTCGCTGGTCGAGTACTTCCACTCGCTGGTCGAGGAGGGTCTGATCGACCGGGAATCGCTCACCGCGTCCAACGACGGATCCGGCGCCGCGGACGTGGGTGAGAAGTTCGCCAACGAGCTGTGCTTCGCGGCGTCGGGATCCTCCGGCACGGCCATCGAGTTCGCCCAGGCGCTGAACGAGACCGTCGGCGAGGGAAACTACGAGGTCTCCCTCATCCCGCCGCCGGCCGGCCCGGCCGGTGACCATGTCGAACCCCGCAACTTCTGGCACGGGTTCATGCTCAACTCCGAGATCACCCGGTCCGAGAACTTCCTGGCCACCCTCCAGTTCACCGACTGGCTGTACTTCAATCCCGCCGCCCGCGAGATGCTGCGCTGGGGCATCGAGGGGGAGACCTACACGAAGGCCGAGGACGGCACCATCGAGCTGAAGGACGGCTTCGCGATGGAGTCGTACAACATCAACAGCGGCGCCGAGGTCGACATCAACGCGGACCTCGGGTTCGCCACCTTCCCGGCGGAGTCGACCGAATCCCGATCGCTCAAGGAGTCCTACAGCACCCCCGAGTTCGTGCAGTACATCGAGGACGTCCTGTCCACCCGCGACCCGCGGGACCCGATCCCGCCGGTCCCCCTGGAGGAGGCCGAGCTCGAGAAGGCCTCGCTCATGTCGACACCTCTGAAGGACACCGTCGACACAGCGACGCTCCAGTTCATCATGGGGGAGCGCGACCTGGACGAATGGGACGACTTCGTCGCCGAGCTCGAGGCCGCGGGCATGTCCCGCTACATGGAGCTCATCAACACCGCGCGCTCCCGCTTCGCCGAGGCGAATGGGTGA
- a CDS encoding ABC transporter permease, with product MTTTKTPGAATQDAASRPAPLKRRPGSWKRTLKRDWPLYAFVVLPLIYLAIFRYVPMLGNAIAFRRFRPGGSIFGEEFVGLFYIKLFITDPAFWNVFANTAIIGTMTLVVCFPLPIILALMLNEVRRRHFKRIVQSISYLPHFLSVVIVVGMIYQLLSLQGTVNQLVEAFGGDAVSFLQQAEWFRFIYVASEAWQTVGWGTILYLAALTAVDDQLYEAARIDGANRWKQTWHVTLPGIRPTMVTLLILNIGNFLQVGFEKVLLLYNPMTYSTGDVISTYLYRVGLVSNNLSYAAAIGLFQAIIGFVMVMGANMISKRLVGTSLW from the coding sequence ATGACGACGACCAAGACACCGGGGGCCGCGACGCAGGATGCGGCGTCGCGGCCGGCGCCGCTGAAGCGGCGGCCCGGCTCCTGGAAACGCACGCTGAAGCGCGACTGGCCCCTGTACGCCTTCGTCGTGCTGCCCTTGATCTATCTCGCGATCTTCCGCTACGTGCCGATGCTCGGCAACGCGATCGCCTTCCGCCGGTTCCGTCCGGGTGGCAGCATCTTCGGCGAAGAGTTCGTGGGCCTGTTCTACATCAAGCTGTTCATCACGGACCCCGCGTTCTGGAACGTCTTCGCGAACACGGCGATCATCGGGACGATGACCCTGGTGGTCTGCTTCCCGCTGCCGATCATCCTGGCGCTGATGCTCAACGAGGTCCGCCGCCGGCACTTCAAGCGGATCGTGCAGTCGATCAGCTACCTGCCGCACTTCCTCTCCGTGGTGATCGTGGTCGGCATGATCTACCAGCTCCTGTCCCTGCAGGGCACGGTGAACCAGCTGGTCGAGGCGTTCGGCGGGGACGCGGTCTCCTTCCTGCAGCAGGCCGAGTGGTTCCGCTTCATCTATGTGGCCTCCGAGGCCTGGCAGACCGTCGGCTGGGGCACGATCCTCTACCTGGCGGCGCTGACCGCGGTGGACGATCAGCTGTACGAGGCGGCCCGCATCGACGGCGCCAATCGCTGGAAGCAGACCTGGCACGTCACCTTGCCCGGCATTCGGCCGACGATGGTGACGCTGCTGATCCTCAACATCGGCAACTTCCTCCAGGTCGGCTTCGAGAAGGTCCTGCTGCTGTACAACCCGATGACCTACTCGACCGGCGACGTCATCTCGACCTACCTGTACCGGGTCGGTCTGGTGTCCAACAACCTCAGTTACGCGGCCGCCATCGGCCTGTTCCAGGCGATCATCGGATTCGTGATGGTCATGGGCGCGAACATGATCTCGAAACGACTGGTGGGGACGAGCCTATGGTGA
- a CDS encoding carbohydrate ABC transporter permease — translation MQAEARGPEPVVRRSTAIKDSRSYRVFTVLNMTALLIMCAIMLYPFVMLLAQSFSSAGAINAGKVSLFPVDFNIDTYRAVARNEDFWRSYGNTVLYTVLGTTIAMVLTTTYAWVLSKKHLRGRGLLIGIAVFTMFFNGGIVPNYVLISSLGMKNTMWAVILPPALSVFNLLVMKAFFENLPNDLEEAAQIDGLSWFGIFFRIVLPLSKAVIATMVLFYSVQYWNDWFNAFLYLDKTDLFPVTLFLRNLIAGASTAASEGAAASGGSVDAINANIQSVTMILILIPILCVYPFVQRYFVTGVMLGSVKG, via the coding sequence ATGCAGGCGGAGGCCCGCGGGCCCGAACCTGTCGTCCGACGGAGCACGGCCATCAAGGATTCCCGCTCCTACCGGGTCTTCACCGTTCTGAACATGACCGCGCTGCTGATCATGTGCGCGATCATGCTGTACCCCTTCGTCATGCTGCTCGCCCAGTCGTTCAGCTCGGCCGGGGCGATCAACGCCGGCAAGGTGAGCCTGTTCCCCGTGGACTTCAACATCGACACCTATCGGGCGGTCGCGCGCAACGAGGACTTCTGGCGCAGCTACGGGAACACCGTGCTCTACACCGTCCTCGGCACGACGATCGCGATGGTGCTGACCACCACCTATGCGTGGGTGCTGTCGAAGAAGCATCTGCGGGGCCGTGGCCTGCTGATCGGCATCGCCGTCTTCACGATGTTCTTCAACGGCGGCATCGTGCCGAACTATGTGCTGATCTCCTCGCTGGGCATGAAGAACACGATGTGGGCGGTGATCCTCCCGCCGGCACTGTCGGTGTTCAACCTCCTGGTCATGAAGGCCTTCTTCGAGAACCTGCCGAATGATCTGGAGGAGGCCGCGCAGATCGATGGGCTCTCCTGGTTCGGGATCTTCTTCCGGATCGTGCTGCCGCTGTCGAAGGCGGTGATCGCCACGATGGTCCTGTTCTACTCGGTGCAGTACTGGAACGACTGGTTCAACGCCTTCTTGTACCTGGACAAGACGGACCTGTTCCCGGTGACGCTGTTCCTGCGGAACCTGATCGCGGGGGCGTCGACCGCGGCGTCCGAGGGTGCCGCCGCCTCGGGTGGGAGCGTCGACGCGATCAACGCCAACATCCAGTCGGTCACGATGATCCTCATCCTGATCCCGATCCTGTGCGTGTACCCGTTCGTCCAGCGGTACTTCGTCACGGGCGTCATGCTCGGCTCCGTCAAGGGCTGA